The following proteins come from a genomic window of Ferviditalea candida:
- a CDS encoding DUF1450 domain-containing protein → MTNDIRICDKCKHIRLKTIVPKLEKMAPDAEIKIGCKSYCGPCSRFAFIYINGRYVTGKTEEEALEKVRKYVK, encoded by the coding sequence TTGACGAATGATATTCGAATTTGCGATAAATGCAAGCATATCCGCTTGAAGACGATTGTGCCCAAATTGGAGAAAATGGCCCCCGATGCCGAGATCAAAATCGGATGCAAATCTTACTGCGGTCCTTGTTCCCGCTTTGCCTTCATTTACATTAACGGCCGATATGTGACGGGTAAAACCGAAGAGGAGGCCCTGGAAAAGGTGCGAAAGTATGTAAAATGA
- a CDS encoding M14 family zinc carboxypeptidase, producing MSILYVVRTGDHLGRIARRFGIHRTALLCANPQIGDDQVVVPGEMLHIPENKRRMYAAGNGDTWKDIADRFGVGMEELLSANPDQEREEPLPGQQIAIPSRKGTAIHGSQTEYGYLELLEDIERFKAAYPFVQAEIIGYSVMGREIPALRIGTGLAELHYNGAVHANEWITSALLMRFAEDYAKAYLSGDCIFGCAVKELFEQTSLWIVPMVNPDGVELVLSGSAGMGPYRKRLLEWNQGEHNFRGWKANIRGVDLNDQFPAFWEEERQRRGKPGAGPRDYAGSSPLSEPEARALAEFTENRDFRLVIAFHTQGKEIYWNYREFEPPRSEELAAHFSRISGYRPVRLTGSDAGYKDWFIARFRRPGFTVEAGIGTNPLPIAQFAEIYGDLKEVMIEAIRAAAVL from the coding sequence ATGAGTATTTTGTATGTCGTCAGGACCGGAGATCATCTCGGCAGAATCGCCCGACGGTTCGGCATTCACCGGACTGCGCTCTTGTGCGCAAATCCGCAGATCGGGGATGATCAGGTTGTAGTCCCGGGTGAAATGCTGCACATACCGGAAAACAAACGGAGAATGTATGCCGCCGGTAACGGCGATACATGGAAGGATATCGCCGATCGTTTCGGCGTAGGAATGGAAGAGCTTCTTTCGGCGAATCCCGATCAGGAAAGGGAAGAACCGCTGCCCGGACAGCAAATCGCGATACCGTCGCGCAAAGGAACAGCCATCCACGGATCGCAGACGGAATACGGTTACTTGGAGCTATTGGAAGACATCGAGAGATTCAAGGCCGCGTATCCGTTTGTTCAAGCGGAAATCATAGGCTACAGCGTCATGGGCAGAGAAATCCCCGCTCTCCGGATCGGAACCGGGTTGGCGGAACTGCACTACAATGGGGCTGTTCATGCGAATGAATGGATCACTTCGGCCTTGCTGATGAGGTTTGCGGAAGATTATGCGAAAGCGTATCTTTCGGGTGATTGTATTTTTGGATGCGCGGTGAAAGAACTGTTCGAACAAACCTCTCTCTGGATTGTTCCGATGGTTAACCCTGACGGGGTGGAATTGGTGCTTTCCGGTTCTGCAGGAATGGGTCCGTATAGAAAGCGTCTGCTTGAATGGAATCAAGGGGAGCACAATTTCAGAGGATGGAAGGCGAACATTCGCGGCGTCGATTTGAACGACCAGTTTCCGGCTTTCTGGGAAGAAGAGCGGCAAAGAAGGGGGAAGCCGGGAGCCGGACCGAGGGATTATGCCGGAAGTTCGCCGTTATCCGAGCCGGAGGCAAGAGCCCTGGCCGAATTTACGGAAAACCGGGATTTTCGGCTGGTTATCGCCTTTCATACGCAGGGCAAGGAAATTTACTGGAATTACCGCGAGTTTGAACCTCCCCGATCGGAGGAGCTGGCGGCTCATTTCAGCCGTATCAGCGGCTACCGTCCTGTGCGGCTGACGGGCAGCGATGCGGGTTATAAGGATTGGTTCATCGCCAGGTTCCGCAGGCCGGGATTTACCGTGGAAGCGGGAATCGGCACCAATCCGCTGCCGATTGCCCAATTTGCGGAGATCTATGGCGATTTGAAGGAAGTCATGATCGAAGCGATAAGGGCTGCGGCCGTGCTGTGA
- the racE gene encoding glutamate racemase has product MQQAIAVLDSGVGGLTVVKEVMRQLPRERIIYFGDTARAPYGPRPSAEVVMFTKQIVDFLLEFNPKMIVIACNTATALALDEIRAYSPVPVLGVIHPGTRAAIKNTANNVIGVIGTEGTIRSGAYEQAINTVLPDAVVHSVACPRLVPLVEKGLYSETESRIAVSESLMPLKDKPIDCLILGCTHYPFLSDMISHVMGSGVKLISSADETAREIGTVLYHRGQLAEEDERPNHQFFCSGDSHMFRKIAQQWLGQEISVSSMTWPETQII; this is encoded by the coding sequence GTGCAGCAAGCAATTGCAGTGCTCGATTCGGGAGTGGGAGGATTGACCGTAGTCAAAGAAGTGATGAGACAGCTTCCGCGCGAGAGGATCATTTATTTCGGAGACACAGCTCGTGCGCCGTACGGCCCCAGACCTTCAGCGGAAGTGGTCATGTTTACGAAGCAAATTGTCGATTTTTTGCTGGAATTCAACCCGAAAATGATTGTTATCGCATGCAATACCGCGACTGCATTGGCCCTTGACGAAATTCGCGCCTACTCGCCTGTACCCGTTCTCGGCGTCATTCATCCGGGAACCCGCGCGGCAATCAAGAATACCGCGAATAACGTCATCGGGGTGATCGGGACGGAGGGAACGATTCGAAGCGGCGCTTATGAGCAAGCGATCAACACCGTTTTACCCGATGCGGTGGTTCACAGCGTGGCATGTCCCCGGCTGGTGCCGCTGGTGGAAAAAGGCTTGTACAGCGAGACGGAATCGAGAATTGCGGTAAGTGAATCCTTAATGCCGCTGAAAGACAAGCCGATCGATTGTTTGATTTTGGGCTGTACGCATTATCCTTTTTTGAGCGATATGATCTCTCATGTGATGGGTTCCGGAGTGAAGCTGATCAGTTCCGCAGACGAAACCGCCAGAGAAATCGGCACCGTTCTGTATCATCGAGGGCAATTGGCGGAGGAGGACGAACGGCCGAATCACCAGTTTTTCTGCAGCGGAGATTCCCATATGTTCCGGAAAATCGCCCAGCAATGGCTGGGACAGGAAATCTCGGTGTCCTCCATGACATGGCCGGAAACGCAAATCATATGA
- a CDS encoding disulfide oxidoreductase, protein MKFRKFLLANGLHAAWAISLIATLGSLYLSEILGYAPCKLCWMQRIFMYPQVILLGIAAVRKDYGQWKYVLPLTLIGAGISIYHYGVQKLPWLKEGGTACGIIPCNIEYINVFGFITIPFLAGTAFILISLIVWLTGRASK, encoded by the coding sequence TTGAAGTTCCGTAAATTTTTGTTGGCGAACGGCTTGCATGCGGCATGGGCCATTTCCTTGATCGCTACGCTGGGAAGCCTTTATTTGTCTGAGATTCTGGGGTATGCCCCCTGCAAATTATGCTGGATGCAGCGTATTTTCATGTATCCCCAAGTCATTCTTCTGGGTATTGCGGCTGTCCGGAAAGATTACGGCCAATGGAAATATGTGCTGCCGCTTACCTTGATTGGAGCGGGGATTTCGATTTATCATTATGGCGTTCAAAAGCTTCCTTGGCTGAAGGAAGGCGGGACAGCATGCGGAATTATTCCGTGCAACATCGAGTATATCAATGTGTTTGGGTTTATTACGATTCCTTTTCTGGCGGGTACGGCGTTTATTCTTATTTCGCTGATCGTATGGTTAACCGGCCGTGCGTCGAAATAA